From Candidatus Zixiibacteriota bacterium:
GGTTCGGCGTCCGCCCCTGCACGTACTCGGCGACGAAATCGTTGATCACCGTTTCGCGAAAATCCTCGTGCATGTTCAGCACGTAATGGGGGATATCGTACTTGAAGCAGACGCTGCGGGCATCCTCGAACATCTCCAGCGAGCAGCAGCGGCGGGAGATGTGCTTGTCCTCGCCGCCGACCTCGGCGAAGTCCCACAGTTTCATGGTGAGGCCGATGACATCGTAGCCCTGCTGCTTGAGCATCACTGCCGCGACCGAGCTGTCGATGCCGCCCGACATAGCGACGGCGACCAGGGTCTTCTTACCGGAGTTCATGCGCTGATTACAATTCCGAACAGGTTAACGGCCGGCATATTGCGGTGACATCTTGCGCAGGCGTTCGACAATCGGCGGCAGCGTTGCCAGCACGAAATCAACTTCCGCCTCGGTGTTCTGCTTGCCGAGGGAGAAGCGAATCGCCGACGAGGCTTCCTGCCGCGAGACCCCCATCGCAAGCAAGACGTGCGACGGTTCGGTGGCGCCCGAAGTGCAGGCCGAGCCGGAGGAGACGGCGATG
This genomic window contains:
- a CDS encoding tRNA 2-thiouridine(34) synthase MnmA, whose protein sequence is MNSGKKTLVAVAMSGGIDSSVAAVMLKQQGYDVIGLTMKLWDFAEVGGEDKHISRRCCSLEMFEDARSVCFKYDIPHYVLNMHEDFRETVINDFVAEYVQGRTPNPCVVCNYKVKWELLENKVKQLGCDFLATGHYAR